In a genomic window of Rhizobium sp. N324:
- a CDS encoding electron transfer flavoprotein subunit beta/FixA family protein: protein MKILVPVKRVVDYNVKIRVKPDGSGVELANVKMSMNPFDEISVEEALRLKEAGKAEEVVVVSIGPAKAEETLRTALAMGADRAILVETDDAVEPLAVAKILKGVADAEQPGLVIVGKQAIDDDSNQTGQMLAALLGSAQATFASKIEIGDGKATVTREVDGGLQTIEIKLPAVITSDLRLNEPRYASLPNIMKAKKKPLDKKSPADFGVSTTPRLKVLKTEEPSGRKAGVKVKSVAELVDKLKNEAGVL from the coding sequence ATGAAGATTCTCGTGCCCGTCAAGCGCGTCGTCGACTACAACGTGAAGATCCGGGTGAAGCCGGATGGTTCCGGTGTCGAGCTTGCCAATGTGAAGATGTCGATGAACCCGTTCGACGAGATCTCGGTGGAAGAGGCGCTGCGGCTGAAGGAAGCCGGCAAGGCTGAGGAAGTGGTGGTGGTGTCGATCGGTCCGGCCAAGGCCGAGGAGACGCTGCGCACCGCGCTGGCCATGGGTGCCGACCGGGCGATCCTGGTCGAGACCGATGATGCCGTCGAGCCGCTGGCTGTCGCCAAGATCCTCAAGGGCGTGGCCGATGCCGAGCAGCCGGGATTGGTCATCGTCGGCAAGCAGGCGATCGACGACGACAGCAACCAGACCGGCCAGATGCTGGCCGCCCTGCTCGGTTCGGCGCAGGCGACCTTCGCCTCGAAGATCGAGATCGGTGACGGCAAGGCAACGGTCACCCGCGAGGTCGATGGCGGCCTGCAGACGATCGAGATCAAGCTGCCGGCGGTGATCACCTCGGATCTGCGTCTCAACGAACCGCGTTATGCCTCGCTGCCGAACATCATGAAGGCGAAGAAGAAGCCGCTCGACAAGAAGAGCCCGGCTGATTTCGGCGTCTCCACCACGCCGCGGCTGAAGGTGCTGAAGACCGAGGAGCCCTCGGGCCGCAAGGCCGGCGTCAAGGTCAAGTCGGTCGCCGAACTCGTCGACAAGCTGAAGAACGAAGCCGGCGTGCTTTAA
- a CDS encoding electron transfer flavoprotein-ubiquinone oxidoreductase: MSEEHVGEGRESMEFDVVIVGGGPAGLSAAIRLKQVNPELSVVVLEKGAEVGAHILSGAVVDPIGIDRLLPGWRDEADHPFKTEVTSDHFLLLGPAGSIRLPNALMPPLMNNHGNYIVSLGNVCRWLAGKAEELGVEIYPGFAAAEVLYDDKGAVIGVATGDMGIEKNGEPGPNYTRGMELRGKYTLIGEGVRGSLAKQLIAKFDLQKDREPQKFGIGIKELWQVKPENHKQGLVQHSFGWPLGMKTGGGSFLYHLEDNLVAVGFVVHLNYKNPYLYPFEEFQRFKTHPAIRGTFEGGKRLSYGARAITEGGYQSVPKLSFPGGALIGCSAGLVNVPRIKGSHNAVLSGMLAAEKLAAAIEAGRSHDEVAEIENDWRKGDIGKDLKRVRNVKPLWSKFGTALGVALGGLDMWTNTLFGFSFFGTLGHGKTDAQSLEPAAQHKPIAYPKPDGVLTFDRLSSVFLSNTNHEEDQPVHLQVKDMGLQKRSEHDIYAGPSTRYCPAGVYEWVEKDGQDTFVINAQNCVHCKTCDIKDPNQNINWVPPQGGEGPVYPNM; the protein is encoded by the coding sequence ATGAGCGAAGAACACGTAGGCGAGGGTCGAGAGAGCATGGAATTCGACGTGGTGATCGTCGGCGGTGGTCCGGCCGGTCTTTCTGCGGCGATCCGGCTGAAGCAGGTCAATCCGGAATTGTCGGTCGTGGTCCTGGAGAAGGGCGCCGAGGTCGGCGCCCATATTCTCTCCGGCGCCGTGGTCGATCCGATCGGCATCGACCGGCTGCTGCCCGGCTGGCGCGACGAGGCCGATCATCCGTTCAAGACGGAAGTCACATCAGACCACTTCCTGCTGCTCGGCCCGGCCGGCTCGATCCGCCTGCCGAATGCGCTGATGCCGCCCTTGATGAACAATCACGGCAACTACATCGTCTCGCTCGGCAACGTCTGTCGCTGGCTGGCGGGCAAGGCCGAAGAGCTCGGCGTCGAGATCTATCCGGGCTTTGCCGCCGCCGAAGTGCTCTACGACGACAAGGGCGCGGTCATCGGTGTCGCCACCGGCGACATGGGCATCGAGAAGAACGGCGAGCCCGGCCCGAACTATACCCGCGGCATGGAGCTGCGCGGCAAGTACACGCTGATCGGCGAAGGCGTGCGCGGTTCGCTTGCCAAGCAGCTGATCGCCAAGTTCGATCTGCAGAAGGATCGTGAGCCGCAGAAGTTCGGCATCGGCATCAAGGAACTCTGGCAGGTCAAGCCGGAGAACCACAAGCAGGGCCTGGTGCAGCACTCCTTTGGCTGGCCACTGGGGATGAAGACCGGCGGCGGTTCGTTCCTCTATCACCTCGAAGACAATCTGGTGGCGGTCGGCTTCGTCGTTCATCTCAATTACAAGAACCCTTACCTTTATCCCTTCGAGGAATTCCAGCGCTTTAAGACCCATCCGGCGATCCGCGGAACCTTCGAGGGCGGCAAGCGGCTCTCCTATGGGGCGCGTGCCATCACCGAGGGCGGTTATCAGTCGGTGCCGAAGCTGTCTTTCCCCGGCGGAGCGCTGATCGGCTGTTCGGCCGGTCTCGTCAACGTTCCCCGCATCAAGGGCAGCCACAATGCGGTGCTGTCGGGCATGCTCGCGGCCGAGAAGCTGGCCGCTGCCATCGAAGCTGGCCGCAGCCATGACGAGGTGGCCGAGATCGAGAACGACTGGCGCAAGGGCGACATCGGCAAGGATCTCAAGCGGGTGCGCAACGTCAAGCCGCTGTGGTCGAAGTTCGGCACGGCACTCGGTGTGGCGCTCGGAGGCCTCGACATGTGGACGAACACGCTGTTCGGCTTTTCTTTCTTCGGCACGCTTGGCCACGGCAAGACCGATGCGCAAAGCCTGGAACCGGCCGCGCAGCACAAGCCGATCGCCTATCCGAAGCCGGACGGCGTTTTGACCTTCGACCGCCTGTCCTCGGTGTTCCTGTCGAACACCAATCACGAGGAGGATCAGCCGGTGCATCTGCAGGTCAAGGACATGGGCCTGCAGAAGCGTTCGGAACACGACATCTATGCCGGCCCGTCGACGCGCTACTGTCCGGCCGGGGTCTACGAATGGGTGGAGAAGGACGGGCAGGACACCTTCGTCATCAACGCCCAGAACTGCGTGCACTGCAAGACCTGCGACATCAAGGACCCCAACCAGAACATCAACTGGGTGCCGCCACAGGGCGGCGAGGGGCCGGTCTATCCGAACATGTAG
- a CDS encoding acyl-CoA dehydrogenase — MAFSWNDPFLLDDQLTEDERMIRESAAAFAQSELLPRVHDAYLEETTDPALFRLMGQTGLLGVTLPEEYGAANASYVAYGLVAREVERIDSGYRSMMSVQSSLVIYPIFAYGSDEQKKKYLPSLVSGELIGCFGLTEPDAGSDPGGMKTRAEKIEGGYRLRGSKMWISNSPIADVFVVWAKSEAHNNEIRGFVLEKGMKGLSAPKIGGKLSLRASITGEIVMDSVEVTEDALLPGVSGLKGPFGCLNRARYGISWGVMGAAEDCWFRARQYGLDRKQFGKPLAGMQLYQKKLADMMTEITLGLQGSLRVGRLMDEHKMAPEMVSLVKRNNCGKALDIARQARDMHGGNGIQIEYHVMRHAQNLETVNTYEGTHDVHALILGRAQTSLQAFF; from the coding sequence TTGGCCTTTTCTTGGAATGACCCTTTTCTGCTCGATGACCAGTTGACCGAAGATGAACGGATGATCCGCGAGTCCGCTGCGGCTTTCGCACAATCCGAACTTTTGCCGCGCGTCCACGACGCCTATCTCGAGGAAACGACCGATCCGGCGCTGTTCAGGTTGATGGGGCAGACCGGCCTTCTCGGTGTGACGCTGCCGGAAGAGTACGGGGCCGCGAACGCATCCTACGTCGCTTACGGCCTTGTGGCTCGCGAGGTCGAACGCATCGACTCCGGATATCGCTCGATGATGAGCGTGCAATCCTCACTGGTCATCTACCCGATCTTCGCCTACGGCTCTGACGAGCAGAAGAAGAAGTATCTGCCGAGCCTCGTTTCGGGTGAACTGATCGGCTGTTTCGGCCTGACCGAGCCCGATGCCGGCTCCGATCCCGGCGGTATGAAAACCCGCGCCGAGAAAATTGAAGGCGGCTACCGACTCCGCGGCTCGAAGATGTGGATCTCGAACTCGCCGATTGCCGATGTTTTCGTCGTCTGGGCAAAATCCGAGGCCCACAACAATGAAATACGCGGCTTCGTTCTCGAAAAGGGCATGAAGGGACTTTCGGCTCCGAAGATCGGCGGCAAGCTTTCGCTGCGTGCCTCGATCACAGGCGAAATCGTGATGGACAGTGTCGAGGTTACCGAGGATGCGCTCCTGCCCGGCGTTTCCGGTCTCAAGGGGCCGTTCGGCTGTCTCAACCGCGCCCGTTACGGCATCTCCTGGGGCGTCATGGGAGCGGCCGAGGACTGCTGGTTCCGCGCTCGTCAATATGGCCTGGACCGCAAGCAGTTCGGCAAACCGCTTGCAGGGATGCAGCTCTATCAAAAGAAGCTCGCCGATATGATGACCGAGATCACGCTCGGACTGCAGGGTTCGCTTCGGGTTGGCCGCCTGATGGATGAGCACAAGATGGCCCCGGAAATGGTCTCGCTCGTCAAGCGCAACAATTGCGGGAAGGCGCTGGATATCGCGCGGCAGGCCCGGGATATGCATGGCGGCAACGGCATCCAGATCGAATACCATGTCATGCGCCACGCGCAGAATCTGGAAACGGTCAACACATATGAAGGCACCCATGACGTCCACGCCCTGATCCTTGGGCGGGCCCAGACGAGCCTCCAGGCGTTCTTCTAA
- a CDS encoding CaiB/BaiF CoA transferase family protein — translation MQFPLEGVRIVELARILAGPWAGQTLADLGATVIKVESPEGDDTRRWGPPFISDGDDVAAAYFHSCNRGKLSITADFNSAEDVDRLRALIANADVVIENFKVDGLKKFGLDYESLKAINPRLIYCSITGFGQTGPYAGRAGYDFIVQGMAGIMDLTGEPGREPQKIGVAFGDIFTGLYSVIAIQAALILRNSTGKGQHIDMSLFDSTVAVLANQAMNFLASGKAPTRLGNAHPNIAPYQVFPVSDGNIIIACGNDSQFARVCDVLRLSSVAADARFKTNADRVRHREELTSVMEARTKLFKRTDLLADLARVGVPAGPINTVEDVFADPQVAHRGMSIINDGIAGIRTPIIFSGTALTSNRRSPKLGEHNGAVPFDWSSKT, via the coding sequence ATGCAATTTCCGCTTGAAGGCGTTCGAATCGTCGAACTGGCGCGTATCCTGGCCGGTCCATGGGCTGGACAGACACTTGCCGACCTGGGAGCAACCGTCATCAAGGTGGAAAGTCCGGAGGGCGACGATACGCGCCGCTGGGGACCTCCCTTCATCAGCGATGGCGATGATGTCGCTGCAGCCTACTTCCATAGCTGCAATCGCGGAAAACTGAGCATAACGGCGGATTTCAACTCGGCGGAAGACGTCGACAGACTTCGTGCACTGATCGCAAACGCGGACGTCGTGATCGAGAACTTCAAGGTCGACGGGCTGAAGAAGTTCGGTCTCGATTACGAGAGTCTGAAGGCGATCAATCCGAGGCTGATCTACTGCTCTATTACCGGCTTCGGCCAAACCGGCCCATATGCCGGGCGTGCAGGTTATGATTTTATCGTCCAGGGCATGGCCGGCATCATGGATTTGACTGGTGAGCCGGGCCGGGAACCGCAGAAAATTGGCGTGGCATTTGGCGATATCTTCACCGGCCTCTATTCGGTCATCGCAATCCAGGCCGCCCTGATCCTCCGGAACAGCACAGGTAAGGGACAGCATATCGATATGTCCCTCTTCGATAGCACGGTCGCTGTGCTGGCCAATCAGGCGATGAATTTCCTGGCCTCCGGAAAGGCGCCGACGCGGCTCGGCAATGCGCATCCGAACATCGCGCCATATCAGGTATTCCCGGTGTCAGACGGCAATATCATTATCGCCTGCGGAAACGACAGCCAGTTCGCACGCGTCTGCGATGTCCTGCGGCTGTCGTCTGTGGCCGCCGACGCCCGTTTCAAGACGAACGCGGACAGGGTTCGTCATCGAGAGGAACTCACGTCGGTGATGGAGGCGCGGACGAAGCTGTTCAAACGGACGGATTTGCTAGCCGACCTGGCGCGCGTGGGGGTTCCGGCCGGACCGATAAACACTGTGGAAGACGTTTTCGCGGATCCGCAAGTCGCGCATCGAGGAATGTCGATCATAAATGACGGGATTGCAGGCATCCGGACACCAATCATCTTCTCTGGAACTGCGCTTACCTCCAACAGGAGATCGCCCAAGTTGGGTGAGCACAATGGCGCGGTTCCCTTTGATTGGTCATCGAAGACCTAG
- a CDS encoding DUF982 domain-containing protein, producing MAHPCREGSRATNWNTSSTFTPVGLALRGRPAHKVVCTLGDAAHILIKNWPSDDGEEYVSAVKACVDAISGQIAPEQFRQIFLRAANEAGIAALAVVHR from the coding sequence ATTGCGCATCCATGCCGTGAGGGATCAAGAGCAACGAACTGGAACACATCGTCGACCTTCACGCCAGTCGGGCTTGCCCTGCGCGGCCGACCAGCCCACAAGGTGGTGTGCACGCTCGGCGACGCAGCGCATATCCTGATTAAGAACTGGCCTTCCGATGACGGCGAGGAATACGTCAGCGCAGTGAAGGCCTGCGTCGATGCGATCAGCGGCCAGATTGCTCCGGAGCAATTTCGCCAAATATTTTTGCGTGCGGCCAATGAGGCAGGTATCGCCGCGCTAGCCGTCGTTCACCGATGA
- a CDS encoding electron transfer flavoprotein subunit alpha/FixB family protein has translation MTILLLADHDNVSLSDQTAKALTAASQIGSDIHILVAGKGARAAADATAKLAGVSKVLLAESDELANNLAEPLADLIVSLAGAYDTILSAATSVGKNVLPRVAALLDVAQVSEIIEVVSPDTFKRPIYAGNAIQTVQASDAKKVITVRTASFASATEGGSATVEAIAAISNPGLSRFVDDALSASDRPELTSAKIILSGGRALGSAEKFREVILPLADKLGAAVGASRAAVDAGYAPNDWQVGQTGKVVAPQLYIAAGISGAIQHLAGMKDSKLIVAINKDEEAPIFQVADYGLVADLFEALPELEKAL, from the coding sequence ATGACCATTCTTCTTCTGGCCGACCACGACAATGTCAGCCTTTCCGACCAGACCGCCAAGGCGCTGACGGCCGCAAGCCAGATCGGCTCCGATATTCATATTCTCGTCGCCGGCAAGGGCGCCAGGGCTGCGGCCGATGCCACGGCCAAACTCGCCGGTGTCTCCAAGGTGCTGCTCGCCGAAAGCGACGAACTGGCTAACAATCTGGCCGAGCCGCTCGCCGACCTGATCGTCTCGCTCGCCGGCGCCTACGACACCATCCTCTCGGCCGCCACCTCGGTCGGCAAGAACGTGCTGCCGCGGGTCGCCGCCCTGCTCGATGTCGCCCAGGTCTCGGAGATCATCGAGGTCGTCAGCCCCGACACCTTCAAGCGGCCGATCTATGCCGGCAATGCCATCCAGACGGTGCAGGCAAGTGATGCCAAGAAAGTGATCACCGTGCGCACCGCCTCGTTTGCCTCAGCCACGGAAGGCGGCTCGGCAACGGTGGAGGCGATCGCGGCAATCTCCAATCCGGGCCTGTCGCGTTTCGTCGACGATGCGCTGTCGGCTTCCGATCGTCCGGAACTGACCTCGGCGAAAATCATCCTTTCCGGCGGCCGGGCACTCGGCTCGGCGGAGAAGTTCCGGGAAGTCATCCTGCCGCTTGCCGACAAGCTCGGGGCTGCCGTCGGCGCCAGCCGTGCGGCCGTCGACGCCGGTTATGCGCCGAACGACTGGCAGGTCGGTCAGACCGGCAAGGTCGTCGCGCCGCAGCTTTATATCGCCGCCGGCATCTCCGGGGCGATCCAGCATCTGGCCGGCATGAAGGATTCGAAGCTGATCGTCGCCATCAACAAGGACGAGGAGGCGCCGATCTTCCAGGTTGCCGACTACGGTCTGGTCGCCGATCTGTTCGAGGCTCTGCCGGAACTGGAAAAGGCGCTCTAA
- a CDS encoding 3-hydroxybutyryl-CoA dehydrogenase — protein MPIANKISTVAVIGAGQMGTGIAEVVAKHGYEAMVYDLDGNRVRASIEASAGYFERQVESGKMPGEAAAQAISRIKGAFSLSDLASADLVVEAVSENEDVKRKVFTGVCPALKPEAIVATNTSSLSITRLAASTDRPHRFIGIHFMNPVPVMKLVELVRGIGTDQETFAIARDFAESIGKTVTVSEDFPAFIVNRVLIPMINEAIYTLYEGVGNVEAIDTGMKLGANHPMGPLELADFIGLDTCLSIMQVLHEGLADSKYRPCPLLVKYVEAGWLGRKAQRGFYDYSYVPARPTR, from the coding sequence ATGCCTATAGCGAATAAGATATCTACCGTCGCCGTCATCGGCGCCGGCCAGATGGGGACTGGCATCGCGGAAGTCGTGGCGAAACACGGGTACGAGGCAATGGTCTACGACCTCGATGGCAATCGAGTGCGAGCGAGCATCGAAGCAAGTGCCGGATATTTCGAACGGCAGGTCGAATCCGGCAAAATGCCGGGCGAGGCGGCTGCGCAAGCGATCTCCCGAATAAAGGGAGCGTTCTCGCTCTCGGATCTGGCGAGCGCCGATTTGGTCGTCGAAGCGGTCAGTGAGAATGAAGACGTCAAGAGAAAGGTCTTCACGGGCGTCTGCCCCGCCCTGAAGCCCGAGGCGATCGTGGCGACGAACACATCGTCGCTCTCCATAACGCGGCTCGCCGCGTCGACCGACAGGCCCCATCGTTTCATAGGGATACACTTCATGAATCCGGTACCGGTTATGAAGCTGGTCGAGCTAGTTCGCGGCATCGGTACGGATCAGGAGACGTTTGCTATTGCGAGGGATTTCGCCGAATCCATCGGCAAAACCGTCACCGTCTCCGAGGATTTTCCGGCTTTCATCGTAAACCGCGTCCTCATCCCCATGATCAACGAAGCGATCTACACGCTCTATGAGGGTGTCGGAAACGTGGAAGCCATAGACACCGGCATGAAGCTCGGCGCCAATCATCCGATGGGGCCGCTCGAACTGGCCGATTTCATCGGTTTGGACACATGCCTTTCCATCATGCAGGTCCTTCACGAAGGACTGGCTGATAGCAAATACCGCCCATGCCCGCTGCTGGTCAAGTATGTCGAGGCCGGCTGGCTCGGCCGCAAGGCGCAACGCGGGTTCTACGACTACAGCTACGTTCCGGCGCGGCCAACCCGCTGA
- a CDS encoding LysR family transcriptional regulator yields MANLSRRLLPSTSALAAFDSVARLNTFSAAAEELSLTQGAISRQIAALEEQLGVLLFERTSRGVILTDAGTDYARAIAAALAEIRSASLHAMTKQHNDQLNLAILPTFGTRWLMPRIPQFVARHPEITLNFATRIGVFDFDRDDIDMAIHIGQPDWPGAESTFLMEEMVAPVASPSFLNSHPVLKAEDLLRLPLLQMASRPGAWSHFFESLQVSGAPSQAMRFEQFSSVAQACIAGLGLALMPLFLIDSELANGQLVQAFPHQVKSPSAYYAVAPLSRKDFRPVVAFRAWLLEEIARYQQGAAG; encoded by the coding sequence ATGGCAAACCTCTCGCGACGGCTCCTTCCCTCGACCTCCGCTCTCGCCGCTTTCGATTCCGTCGCACGGCTGAACACCTTCTCTGCGGCGGCCGAGGAGCTTTCGCTGACGCAGGGTGCCATCAGCCGGCAGATTGCCGCGCTGGAAGAACAACTGGGCGTTTTGCTTTTCGAGCGCACCAGCCGTGGTGTCATCCTCACCGACGCCGGCACCGACTATGCGCGGGCAATTGCCGCCGCTCTGGCGGAAATCCGTTCCGCGTCACTGCATGCCATGACCAAACAGCATAACGATCAACTCAATCTGGCGATCCTGCCAACATTCGGCACCCGCTGGCTGATGCCGCGCATTCCGCAGTTTGTCGCCAGACATCCGGAGATCACATTGAACTTCGCGACGCGCATAGGAGTGTTCGATTTCGACCGCGACGACATCGATATGGCGATCCATATCGGCCAGCCCGACTGGCCGGGTGCGGAAAGCACATTTCTCATGGAGGAGATGGTGGCGCCGGTCGCCTCCCCGTCTTTTCTGAACTCGCATCCCGTCCTGAAAGCTGAAGATCTACTTCGCCTTCCGCTTCTGCAGATGGCATCGCGGCCTGGAGCCTGGAGCCATTTTTTCGAAAGCCTCCAGGTCAGCGGGGCCCCGTCGCAGGCGATGCGGTTCGAACAGTTCAGCAGCGTGGCCCAAGCCTGCATTGCCGGGCTGGGGCTCGCTTTGATGCCGCTTTTCCTCATCGATTCCGAGCTTGCGAATGGCCAGCTCGTTCAAGCCTTCCCGCATCAGGTCAAAAGCCCCAGCGCCTATTATGCGGTCGCGCCGCTCAGCAGGAAGGACTTCCGCCCTGTCGTCGCATTCCGAGCATGGCTCTTGGAAGAGATCGCGCGTTACCAGCAAGGCGCTGCCGGCTAA
- a CDS encoding transcriptional regulator: MKKAQRSFAVEYRSGRRKLDTRSNSIWGNVDLKSVARDLEEEALPYLSGSSQSGSNKEMSLPKADQAESLLTLPLGPSTTASNTQEMSMTDETATTTSADGPTVVETPIAPKKQRKPRAKKAAALETASADTTAEPAAALAGAGGAKRRGRKTKGIEAAASAKRAPVGRAPKAVQAAATAPMTAIDEMADLLQLEEENQRLRKLLAEKLRAENADLRKRLKLD; encoded by the coding sequence TTGAAAAAAGCGCAACGCAGTTTTGCCGTCGAATACAGAAGCGGCAGGCGAAAACTCGATACCAGGTCAAACTCGATCTGGGGTAACGTGGATCTAAAGTCTGTCGCTCGCGACTTAGAGGAAGAGGCATTGCCCTATCTGTCGGGTAGCTCTCAGAGTGGCTCCAACAAAGAAATGTCTTTGCCAAAAGCAGATCAAGCCGAGTCGTTGTTGACACTGCCCCTCGGGCCGTCAACAACTGCATCAAATACACAGGAGATGAGCATGACCGACGAGACTGCTACGACAACCAGTGCCGATGGGCCGACTGTTGTCGAAACGCCGATTGCGCCGAAGAAACAGCGCAAGCCCCGCGCCAAGAAAGCCGCGGCACTCGAAACCGCGTCAGCTGACACTACGGCAGAGCCAGCAGCTGCTCTGGCCGGCGCCGGTGGTGCGAAGAGGAGAGGGCGCAAGACAAAGGGGATCGAAGCTGCGGCGAGCGCCAAGCGTGCACCTGTGGGCCGTGCTCCAAAGGCGGTGCAGGCAGCCGCGACCGCGCCGATGACGGCGATCGATGAGATGGCAGATCTCCTGCAGTTGGAAGAGGAAAATCAACGGCTGCGCAAGCTTCTGGCTGAAAAACTTCGCGCTGAAAATGCCGATCTGCGCAAGCGGCTGAAGCTCGATTGA